One genomic window of Magnolia sinica isolate HGM2019 chromosome 3, MsV1, whole genome shotgun sequence includes the following:
- the LOC131241064 gene encoding protein FAR1-RELATED SEQUENCE 3-like isoform X2 produces the protein MFEFVRILCRHALIVFRLANILVLPSHYIVERYKRNGKSGPVCDENDFTTHDDSRESLMLRFSYLCHQAVRYAEEGSTSVDVYDVAVRTLQRSLEEVLAAKRNAAMDAQFPNPLSGSILDDNLDGGNQTDHSTNQITLLNQCTSSRECPASCRMPHILEKHPNGRRMGTIYGVNGHDDSGCSTLRISSDTEILSARFDMHDPPPALEFWNMRWPENSSHPNIHRLT, from the exons ATGTTTGAATTTGTACGCATTCTTTGTAGACATGCCTTGATAGTCTTCAGACTGGCAAATATTTTGGTTCTTCCATCTCATTATATTGTGGAACGATACAAAAGAAATGGGAAGAGTGGGCCTGTGTGCGATGAAAACGACTTCACAACACATGATGATTCTCGTGAATCTCTAATGTTGCGTTTCAGTTATTTATGCCATCAAGCCGTTAGGTACGCAGAGGAAGGCTCAACATCTGTAGATGTTTATGATGTGGCAGTTCGCACTCTACAAAGGTCTTTGGAAGAGGTTCTGGCTGCAAAAAGAAATGCTGCAATGGATGCACAGTTTCCCAATCCACTGAGTGGCAGTATTCTGGATGACAATCTAGATGGAGGGAATCAAACTGATCATTCTACTAATCAAATAACCTTGCTTAATCAATGCACAAGCTCAAGAGAATGCCCTGCTAGTTGTAGAATGCCACACATTTTGGAGAAACACCCAAACGGGAGAAGAATGGGTACCATTTATGGGGTGAATGGTCATGATGACTCTGGTTGCTCCACATTGAG GATTAGCTCTGACACTGAAATTCTGAGTGCTCGCTTTGATATGCATGATCCTCCTCCTGCCTTAGAGTTTTG GAATATGCGATGGCCTGAGAATAGCAGCCATCCAAACATTCATAGATTGACATAG
- the LOC131241064 gene encoding uncharacterized protein LOC131241064 isoform X1 encodes MFEFVRILCRHALIVFRLANILVLPSHYIVERYKRNGKSGPVCDENDFTTHDDSRESLMLRFSYLCHQAVRYAEEGSTSVDVYDVAVRTLQRSLEEVLAAKRNAAMDAQFPNPLSGSILDDNLDGGNQTDHSTNQITLLNQCTSSRECPASCRMPHILEKHPNGRRMGTIYGVNGHDDSGCSTLRCVWISSDTEILSARFDMHDPPPALEFWNMRWPENSSHPNIHRLT; translated from the exons ATGTTTGAATTTGTACGCATTCTTTGTAGACATGCCTTGATAGTCTTCAGACTGGCAAATATTTTGGTTCTTCCATCTCATTATATTGTGGAACGATACAAAAGAAATGGGAAGAGTGGGCCTGTGTGCGATGAAAACGACTTCACAACACATGATGATTCTCGTGAATCTCTAATGTTGCGTTTCAGTTATTTATGCCATCAAGCCGTTAGGTACGCAGAGGAAGGCTCAACATCTGTAGATGTTTATGATGTGGCAGTTCGCACTCTACAAAGGTCTTTGGAAGAGGTTCTGGCTGCAAAAAGAAATGCTGCAATGGATGCACAGTTTCCCAATCCACTGAGTGGCAGTATTCTGGATGACAATCTAGATGGAGGGAATCAAACTGATCATTCTACTAATCAAATAACCTTGCTTAATCAATGCACAAGCTCAAGAGAATGCCCTGCTAGTTGTAGAATGCCACACATTTTGGAGAAACACCCAAACGGGAGAAGAATGGGTACCATTTATGGGGTGAATGGTCATGATGACTCTGGTTGCTCCACATTGAGGTGTGTATG GATTAGCTCTGACACTGAAATTCTGAGTGCTCGCTTTGATATGCATGATCCTCCTCCTGCCTTAGAGTTTTG GAATATGCGATGGCCTGAGAATAGCAGCCATCCAAACATTCATAGATTGACATAG